A portion of the Phycodurus eques isolate BA_2022a chromosome 3, UOR_Pequ_1.1, whole genome shotgun sequence genome contains these proteins:
- the slc14a2 gene encoding urea transporter 2: MPGSLCAKESQPLMAQPDLKHENEKQVDAPVQTARTSCLRRAKSRFLRGISYFYGDMAVFAKWMEKQFFLLQLLDWVLRGAAQVMFVNNPLSGLIIFAGLILQNYWWALNGFVGTLFATISALILRQNRGAIAAGLYGYNGILVGLLMAVFSNAGNWYWWLLLPNIFLSMMCPIVSSALASINSRWDLPVFTLPFNILVCLHMVATGHYNHHFPQVLIQPRTELPNITWEEIDVAKLFMSVPVGIGQVYGCDNPWTGGMFIISLLISSPITCAHAVLGSTIGMLSGLALAAPFGAIYFGLWGYNCVLACIAIGGMFYALTWQVHLLAITCGFFCAYLGSAIANIMSAFGLPACTWPFCLSALTFLLITTETNKIFKLPLAKVTYPEKNLCYFWKMKKQEKQEKMEEDLKKEEEQRRGNEEAIANEKIQLGLNLRATEEAGMTQIVTVPEAQSEQWDAGGEQTTEYFPTEETLANYV, from the exons ATGCCGGGATCACTTTGTGCAAAG GAATCGCAACCCCTAATGGCACAACCTGACCTGAAGCATGAGAATGAGAAGCAGGTGGACGCCCCTGTCCAGACGGCACGAACCTCGTGCCTGCGCAGGGCCAAGTCTCGCTTTCTGAGGGGCATCTCCTACTTCTATGGAGACATGGCAGTTTTTGCAAAGTGGATGGAAA AGCAGTTTTTCTTGCTGCAGTTACTGGACTGGGTCCTGCGTGGGGCTGCCCAGGTCATGTTTGTGAACAACCCGCTGAGCGGCCTCATTATCTTTGCCGGCCTCATCCTGCAGAACTACTGGTGGGCACTCAACGGCTTTGTGGGGACTCTTTTCGCCACCATTTCAGCCCTCATTCTGCGACAGAACAG gggtgCAATTGCTGCAGGACTGTATGGATACAACGGTATCCTAGTGGGCTTGCTGATGGCTGTCTTCTCCAATGCAGGAAACTGGTACTGGTGGCTCTTGCTGCCCAACATCTTCCTGTCCATGATGTG TCCAATCGTGTCCAGTGCCTTGGCATCCATTAACAGTCGCTGGGATCTGCCAGTGTTCACGCTGCCCTTCAACATCCTGGTGTGCCTCCACATGGTGGCCACAGGTCACTACAACCACCACTTCCCCCAAGTCCTCATCCAACCACGGACTGAGCTGCCAAATATCACCTGGGAGGAAATCGATGTTGCCAAG CTGTTCATGTCCGTGCCTGTGGGGATAGGCCAGGTCTACGGCTGTGACAATCCTTGGACAGGAGGCATGTTCATCATCTCACTCTTGATCTCCTCCCCGATCACGTGCGCTCACGCTGTCCTCGGGTCTACAATTGGCATGCTTTCGG GCCTGGCTTTGGCAGCTCCGTTTGGTGCGATTTATTTTGGCCTATGGGGTTACAACTGCGTGCTAGCCTGCATTGCCATTGGAGGAATGTTTTATGCTCTGACTTGGCAAGTGCACCTGCTTGCTATTACTTGTG GATTTTTCTGCGCATACCTGGGCTCTGCCATCGCCAACATCATGTCCGCG TTTGGTCTGCCAGCCTGCACATGGCCCTTCTGTCTCTCTGCActtacatttttgctcatcaccACAGAAACCAATAAGATCTTTAAGCTGCcacttgccaaagtcacctacCCAGAGAAAAATCTGTGCTACTTCTGGAAGATGAAGAAGCAGGAGAAACAGGAGAAGATGGAAGAAGATTTGAAAAAGGAAGAGGAGCAGCGGAGGGGTAATGAGGAAGCGATAGCCAATGAGAAAATACAGCTGGGCCTCAACCTTCGAGCCACGGAAGAAGCCGGCATGACACAAATAGTCACGGTGCCCGAGGCACAGAGCGAGCAGTGGGACGCCGGTGGAGAACAAACCACAGAATACTTCCCAACAGAAGAAACACTTGCAAACTATGTTTAA